A portion of the Granulosicoccus antarcticus IMCC3135 genome contains these proteins:
- a CDS encoding amino acid permease: MPIQTEYDPRLKRGLKTRHITMLALGGVIGAGLFVGSSAVIATTGPGAFITYAITGLIVALVMRMLGEMASAHPSKGSFVDYASMAFGRPAGYMTGWLYWYFWVIVVGFEAVVGGQIINVWLPDFPVWLIALGLMGTMTLLNLMSVHSFGEAEYWFAGIKITAIILFLAVTGAFVLKLWPGSTASLSNLTQHGGFLPFGVTSLFTGVVVVIFSMTGVEVATIAAAESEDPSNNIRKAVNTVMLRILVFFVLATFLIVVAQPWTEIIPGISPFVTTMDKIGIPGAGTILTIVILVAVLSVLNAGLYTSSRLLFVLSSNDEAPEWIAKANSKGVPARAVIASTLVGYGCVVIAAFWPDTVFQFLINSSGTVFLFVYLMICLSQLKLRKKWISEGTLKFAMWGHPWLPLLVVASIIAVLTSMAFDPTMQISLLQCLLVIALIGASYVLRRFVRASQRVTNIEAQPASNVS; the protein is encoded by the coding sequence ATGCCTATTCAGACGGAATATGACCCACGATTGAAGCGTGGACTCAAGACACGACATATAACCATGCTGGCTCTAGGTGGAGTGATAGGTGCTGGTTTATTCGTAGGTTCCAGTGCCGTTATTGCCACCACTGGACCCGGTGCTTTCATTACCTATGCCATCACAGGTCTCATCGTGGCATTGGTGATGCGCATGCTCGGCGAGATGGCTTCTGCGCACCCTAGCAAAGGCTCATTCGTAGACTACGCTTCCATGGCATTTGGGCGCCCTGCTGGATATATGACTGGCTGGTTGTACTGGTATTTCTGGGTGATTGTGGTTGGCTTTGAAGCCGTAGTTGGTGGGCAAATCATCAACGTCTGGCTGCCTGATTTTCCGGTGTGGCTCATCGCTCTTGGGTTAATGGGGACGATGACGCTACTGAACCTGATGTCTGTTCATTCCTTTGGAGAAGCCGAATATTGGTTTGCGGGCATCAAGATTACCGCCATCATTCTCTTCCTTGCTGTGACGGGGGCTTTTGTCTTGAAGCTATGGCCAGGATCAACTGCGAGCCTCAGTAATCTTACTCAGCATGGCGGCTTCCTCCCTTTCGGTGTGACCTCATTATTCACTGGAGTGGTCGTAGTCATCTTCTCCATGACTGGCGTAGAAGTAGCCACCATTGCTGCAGCAGAATCTGAGGACCCATCCAACAACATACGCAAGGCGGTCAATACCGTCATGCTTCGCATCCTGGTGTTCTTTGTTCTGGCTACCTTCCTGATTGTAGTCGCGCAGCCATGGACAGAAATAATTCCGGGTATATCGCCGTTTGTGACCACAATGGATAAAATCGGAATTCCAGGCGCCGGTACAATCCTGACGATAGTGATTCTAGTTGCCGTATTGTCCGTATTGAATGCGGGACTTTACACATCCTCACGTCTGCTTTTCGTGTTGAGCTCAAACGATGAAGCCCCCGAATGGATTGCCAAGGCAAACAGCAAAGGGGTTCCTGCCCGCGCTGTTATCGCCTCTACCCTCGTAGGCTACGGATGTGTAGTCATTGCCGCATTCTGGCCAGATACCGTTTTCCAGTTTCTCATCAACTCATCAGGTACAGTCTTCCTGTTTGTTTACCTGATGATCTGCCTGTCGCAATTGAAGCTTCGAAAGAAATGGATCAGTGAGGGCACCTTGAAATTTGCAATGTGGGGTCACCCTTGGCTTCCACTCTTGGTTGTCGCCTCGATTATTGCCGTACTGACAAGTATGGCTTTTGACCCCACGATGCAGATCAGTCTTCTGCAATGCCTGTTAGTGATTGCCCTGATAGGTGCCTCATATGTACTCCGCAGATTCGTACGTGCAAGCCAACGCGTCACGAACATTGAAGCGCAACCGGCAAGCAACGTATCGTGA
- a CDS encoding c-type cytochrome: MTHLLATATSTAPLNIAAMKILLLAPALLCLSFELFAASAGNPIKGEEIFQQCAACHQVGADAPNTVGPNLNHLFGRTAGSVEDANYSDAMRAKGADESLIWNEKTLFQFIAGPQRYVPDTIMGFEGLRTEKKIKNVLAYLIQFSPAYEADSLAAVDPEVAAGTALPVISSTLEEEPVPEFTDEFLASSTAIENGGELWATQCRHCHGNSAYPGKAPKLRPSAYTPDFVFDRVTNGFRKMPAWKSVFTLEQRKELVANILSSEFAP, from the coding sequence ATGACGCACCTATTGGCGACAGCCACCTCCACTGCTCCTTTGAATATTGCTGCCATGAAAATCCTGCTACTCGCTCCCGCACTCCTCTGCCTGAGTTTCGAGCTATTTGCGGCCAGTGCCGGTAACCCGATCAAGGGTGAGGAAATCTTTCAGCAATGCGCCGCTTGCCATCAAGTAGGCGCGGATGCACCCAATACGGTTGGCCCAAATCTCAACCATCTATTCGGACGAACCGCCGGCAGCGTCGAAGACGCCAACTACTCGGATGCAATGCGGGCCAAGGGAGCCGATGAGTCTCTGATCTGGAATGAGAAGACCCTGTTCCAGTTCATCGCAGGACCGCAACGCTACGTACCGGACACGATCATGGGCTTTGAAGGGCTCAGAACAGAAAAGAAAATAAAGAACGTTCTGGCCTATCTCATTCAGTTTTCGCCGGCCTATGAAGCAGATTCGCTGGCAGCTGTTGACCCCGAAGTTGCTGCTGGCACAGCCTTGCCAGTCATCAGTTCGACACTGGAAGAGGAACCTGTGCCCGAATTCACCGACGAATTTCTTGCATCAAGCACCGCCATAGAAAATGGTGGTGAGCTTTGGGCCACTCAGTGCCGTCACTGTCATGGCAATTCAGCCTACCCCGGCAAGGCGCCCAAGCTGCGACCTTCCGCCTACACCCCTGATTTTGTCTTTGATCGTGTCACCAACGGATTTCGCAAAATGCCAGCCTGGAAGTCAGTCTTCACGCTGGAGCAGCGCAAGGAGCTGGTAGCCAATATACTGAGCTCCGAATTCGCTCCCTGA
- a CDS encoding PQQ-dependent sugar dehydrogenase, whose protein sequence is MSGKRIASALLMSCGLALASAAHSAEPVKIKLEPYVSGLNSPVAMVQPDGDDRKFVLEQWGRVRLISADGELQATPFLDIRNLIVQQFLDFDERGLLGLAFHPDFQENGRFYVAYSGDINFGSDLGKQFWWDHTNTVAEYTVSEADPNIANPSSMRIISSIDWPQFNHNGHWIGFGPDKMLYISTGDGGYANDWGIGHNVTEGNGQDLTSLNGKILRIDVDKSENGNNYGIPGDNPFLDNEEARPEIWAYGLRNPWRCSFDTGDGKLMCADVQQNSFEEVNIIEKGGNYGWRIREAAHCFDYARPDDHPAACETEGLIDPVMEYNNCTAQPDGCLGISVTGGYVYRGSNEAWQGKYIFGDWSKSFAEMKGQIFVGSPGDNDQWEMSETEVVNMEGERPYVLAFGQDSAGDVYALTSITTGPVGSLDTIYKVVPAE, encoded by the coding sequence ATGTCAGGAAAGAGAATTGCATCCGCTCTTTTGATGAGCTGCGGGTTGGCACTGGCCTCGGCGGCGCACAGCGCGGAGCCGGTCAAAATCAAACTGGAACCCTATGTATCCGGCCTCAACTCTCCCGTTGCCATGGTTCAACCAGACGGTGATGATCGTAAATTTGTTCTCGAGCAATGGGGTCGGGTTCGACTCATAAGCGCTGATGGCGAACTGCAGGCAACACCGTTTCTGGATATACGCAACCTCATCGTTCAGCAGTTCCTGGACTTCGATGAGCGCGGCTTGCTGGGCCTGGCCTTTCACCCCGACTTTCAGGAAAACGGTCGTTTTTATGTTGCCTACAGCGGCGATATAAATTTCGGCTCAGACCTGGGCAAGCAGTTCTGGTGGGATCACACCAACACGGTTGCCGAGTACACGGTCTCCGAAGCGGATCCGAATATTGCAAATCCCTCTTCCATGCGCATCATCAGCTCCATCGACTGGCCGCAGTTCAACCATAACGGCCACTGGATCGGTTTTGGCCCGGACAAGATGTTGTACATATCCACTGGTGACGGCGGTTACGCCAATGACTGGGGTATCGGACACAACGTTACCGAAGGCAACGGCCAGGATCTGACCTCACTCAATGGCAAGATTCTGCGCATCGATGTGGACAAGTCGGAAAACGGCAACAACTACGGTATTCCTGGCGACAACCCTTTCCTTGACAACGAAGAGGCGCGTCCGGAAATCTGGGCCTACGGCCTGAGAAACCCCTGGCGTTGTTCGTTTGACACGGGTGACGGCAAGTTGATGTGCGCCGATGTGCAGCAAAACAGTTTCGAAGAAGTCAACATCATTGAAAAAGGTGGAAACTATGGCTGGCGCATTCGCGAGGCGGCCCATTGCTTCGACTATGCCCGCCCAGACGATCATCCGGCGGCCTGTGAGACCGAAGGACTGATTGATCCGGTCATGGAATACAACAACTGCACAGCACAACCCGATGGCTGCCTGGGCATATCCGTTACTGGCGGCTATGTATACCGTGGCTCGAACGAAGCCTGGCAGGGCAAGTACATCTTCGGTGACTGGAGCAAGTCCTTCGCCGAGATGAAAGGACAGATTTTTGTCGGATCACCCGGTGATAACGACCAGTGGGAAATGAGTGAAACCGAAGTGGTCAACATGGAAGGCGAACGCCCCTATGTACTGGCATTCGGGCAGGACTCGGCGGGCGATGTCTATGCATTGACATCCATTACCACCGGCCCGGTCGGTTCACTGGATACCATCTACAAAGTCGTACCTGCCGAATAG
- a CDS encoding VOC family protein — protein MLNKIDHFAVGTDLLENGMPAMAEALGVTLSPGGKHDLMSTHNCVMQSGKESFFELIAIDPAAPTPARPRWFSLDDPSTTQRLAERPRALCWVVNTDNLDEVVASSPVDLGEIITFTRGERSWRLTVPADGHLPEHGLLPAFIEWSPGPHPSTAQADLGVQLQGIRLSHPDFQKINKMLETLQISHLAQAVEGDIGLAFELQSPKGVVVID, from the coding sequence ATGTTGAACAAGATTGATCATTTCGCCGTGGGTACCGATCTACTGGAAAACGGCATGCCAGCCATGGCCGAGGCATTGGGTGTCACACTCAGCCCGGGCGGCAAGCACGACCTTATGAGTACCCACAACTGCGTCATGCAGTCAGGCAAAGAAAGCTTCTTCGAACTGATTGCCATTGACCCTGCTGCTCCAACCCCTGCGCGGCCACGCTGGTTTTCGCTGGATGATCCCAGCACCACACAGCGCCTGGCTGAACGTCCTCGAGCATTATGTTGGGTGGTCAACACCGATAATCTGGACGAGGTTGTAGCCTCGTCACCGGTGGATCTAGGCGAAATCATCACCTTCACACGCGGCGAACGCTCCTGGCGACTGACAGTACCTGCCGATGGTCATTTACCCGAGCACGGACTGCTACCCGCCTTCATTGAATGGTCACCAGGCCCTCATCCAAGCACAGCACAAGCTGATCTGGGCGTTCAGCTGCAAGGCATCCGGCTTAGCCACCCAGATTTTCAGAAGATCAACAAGATGCTCGAGACGCTACAGATATCGCACCTGGCGCAAGCCGTGGAAGGTGATATTGGTTTGGCGTTTGAATTGCAGAGTCCGAAGGGGGTTGTGGTTATTGATTAG